From one Bradyrhizobium sp. Ash2021 genomic stretch:
- a CDS encoding NnrS family protein: protein MPIPRLRDYRGPALFSYGFRPFFFFGSVYAGASILVWLPAFYGHLKLGTAFAPRDWHVHEMLFGYIAAVVAGFLLTAVPNWTGRLPLQGRPLILLFSVWVAGRVAVSTSSWIGWAPAAVIDVAFLILLAAAAAREIIAGKKWDNLKIVAVISLLAVGNLAFHVEAHLAGLAEYATRSGIAVVIVLIALIGGRIIPSFTRNWLAKRAPGRMPTPFGRFDVATLGLSVLVLSFWIALPLERTTGGLLLACGCMHFVRLVRWTGYRTFADRMVLILHVAYAFVPVGFVLTALAAFELVAPSAGIHAWTGGAIGTMTLAVMSRATLGHTGRQLEASPATHIVYASVIVAAVARVCAVLEPDHMGPLLAIAGIAWAVAFLGFAAAYSVAFWSPRRF from the coding sequence ATGCCGATACCTCGTCTGAGAGACTATCGAGGCCCTGCTTTGTTTTCGTACGGTTTCCGGCCGTTCTTCTTCTTCGGGTCTGTTTACGCCGGCGCCAGCATCCTCGTGTGGTTGCCGGCCTTTTACGGTCACCTGAAGCTCGGCACGGCGTTTGCGCCTCGGGACTGGCATGTCCATGAGATGCTGTTCGGATACATTGCCGCCGTCGTTGCCGGTTTCCTGCTGACGGCCGTGCCGAACTGGACCGGACGGCTGCCGCTGCAGGGCAGGCCGCTCATCTTGCTGTTCTCGGTCTGGGTCGCTGGCCGAGTTGCCGTCAGCACGTCGTCCTGGATTGGCTGGGCTCCCGCCGCGGTCATCGATGTCGCCTTTCTCATCCTGCTCGCGGCTGCCGCTGCGCGGGAGATCATTGCGGGCAAGAAGTGGGACAATCTCAAGATCGTTGCTGTCATCAGCCTGCTCGCCGTCGGAAATCTTGCGTTTCACGTGGAGGCGCATCTGGCGGGGCTGGCGGAATACGCCACCCGTAGCGGCATTGCTGTCGTGATCGTCCTGATCGCTCTGATCGGCGGCAGAATTATCCCGAGCTTTACCCGCAACTGGCTCGCGAAACGGGCGCCAGGTCGGATGCCAACGCCGTTCGGCCGGTTCGATGTCGCGACCCTCGGATTGAGCGTGCTCGTTCTCTCGTTCTGGATCGCTTTGCCGCTGGAGCGGACGACCGGCGGGTTGCTGCTGGCTTGCGGCTGTATGCACTTCGTCCGCCTCGTCCGCTGGACCGGATATCGGACCTTCGCCGATCGCATGGTGCTGATCCTGCACGTCGCCTATGCGTTCGTCCCGGTGGGCTTCGTTCTCACGGCGCTCGCCGCTTTCGAGCTTGTTGCTCCGAGCGCCGGAATCCACGCTTGGACCGGCGGGGCGATCGGAACCATGACGCTCGCGGTCATGAGCCGGGCGACGCTCGGTCATACCGGAAGGCAACTGGAAGCATCGCCGGCGACGCACATCGTTTACGCGTCGGTCATCGTCGCAGCCGTGGCGCGGGTCTGCGCCGTGCTGGAACCCGATCATATGGGTCCGCTGCTGGCGATCGCCGGCATTGCATGGGCTGTAGCGTTTCTCGGATTTGCGGCGGCTTATTCGGTGGCCTTCTGGTCACCACGCCGGTTCTGA
- a CDS encoding pseudoazurin, giving the protein MRKYLVMAVVAAAIAAAGGATAAEVEVKMLNKGTEGMMVFEPALVKIAPGDTVKFVAADKGHNAESIKGMLPDGAEPFAGKSGEEIAVKFDQAGIYGVKCMPHYGMGMVAMIVVGTPANEEQAKAVLQVGKAKQVFAALFEKLAATKTAAK; this is encoded by the coding sequence ATGCGCAAGTATTTAGTGATGGCGGTGGTTGCCGCGGCGATAGCGGCGGCCGGTGGCGCAACCGCGGCCGAAGTCGAAGTCAAGATGCTGAACAAGGGGACCGAGGGAATGATGGTCTTCGAGCCGGCATTGGTGAAGATAGCGCCGGGCGATACCGTGAAATTCGTGGCGGCCGATAAGGGGCATAATGCGGAGAGCATCAAGGGCATGCTGCCGGACGGTGCGGAGCCCTTTGCCGGAAAGAGCGGCGAAGAGATCGCCGTCAAGTTCGATCAGGCCGGGATTTACGGCGTCAAATGCATGCCACACTACGGCATGGGCATGGTGGCGATGATCGTGGTGGGAACGCCGGCCAACGAGGAACAGGCCAAGGCCGTGCTCCAGGTCGGCAAGGCCAAGCAGGTCTTTGCCGCGCTGTTCGAGAAGCTTGCCGCCACAAAGACGGCCGCAAAATAG
- a CDS encoding Crp/Fnr family transcriptional regulator has translation MAPINRSIVANIPIFAGLSAGDLDEILRDARSVRYPKDSSVFDQGAEAHAFFVLLHGHLRVEKTTPQGQQIVVRYVSAGELFGVAQAIALRNYPATAIAVVDSVALSWPSTAWTRLTARFPTIAAGALQTVGDRLQDTQARVLEMSSEQVERRVAHALLRLAKQAGRKVEHGVEIDFPISRQDVAEMTGTTLHTVSRILSAWEQQGLVEGGRQRIVLRDPHKLFGLAEGHGKPDGERG, from the coding sequence ATGGCCCCTATCAACCGTTCAATCGTCGCAAATATCCCCATCTTCGCGGGGTTGAGCGCCGGCGATCTCGACGAAATCCTGCGCGACGCCCGATCGGTGAGATACCCGAAGGACAGCAGCGTGTTCGACCAGGGCGCCGAGGCTCATGCGTTCTTCGTGCTGCTGCATGGCCATTTGCGCGTTGAAAAGACGACGCCCCAAGGTCAGCAGATCGTGGTTCGATACGTCTCGGCGGGCGAATTGTTCGGTGTCGCGCAGGCGATCGCCCTCCGGAACTACCCAGCGACCGCAATTGCGGTCGTCGACAGCGTGGCGCTGTCATGGCCATCGACGGCGTGGACCCGGCTCACCGCAAGATTTCCCACGATCGCGGCAGGCGCATTGCAGACGGTCGGAGACCGGTTACAGGACACGCAGGCCCGTGTCCTCGAAATGTCCAGCGAACAGGTCGAGCGGCGCGTCGCGCACGCGCTTCTGCGGCTGGCCAAGCAAGCCGGCCGAAAGGTCGAACATGGCGTCGAAATCGATTTTCCGATCAGCCGGCAGGACGTTGCCGAGATGACGGGCACCACATTGCATACCGTGAGCCGTATTCTCAGCGCCTGGGAGCAACAGGGTCTGGTCGAGGGTGGACGGCAGCGCATCGTGCTCCGCGATCCGCACAAGCTGTTCGGGCTCGCAGAAGGGCACGGTAAGCCAGACGGTGAACGCGGCTAG
- a CDS encoding DUF1858 domain-containing protein, which translates to MMKKITVTADTMVDQVMNRWPASIRVFMDFKMSCVGCPIAAFHSVDDAIREHKVDPAAFMAALQAVSS; encoded by the coding sequence ATGATGAAAAAAATTACAGTTACAGCGGACACGATGGTCGACCAGGTAATGAACCGCTGGCCTGCCTCCATACGCGTCTTCATGGACTTCAAGATGAGCTGTGTCGGCTGTCCGATCGCGGCCTTTCACTCAGTCGACGATGCCATCCGGGAGCACAAGGTCGATCCGGCCGCGTTTATGGCCGCGCTGCAGGCGGTCTCGAGTTGA
- the nirK gene encoding copper-containing nitrite reductase, whose amino-acid sequence MITRRTALLGAAIAALLVAAPALAADDLKLPRQAVDLVAPPFVHLHEQATKEGPKIMEFRLTIKEKEVVIDDAGTKLQAMTFNGSMPGPMMVVHEGDYVELTLVNPETNTMPHNIDFHAATGGLGGGALTHVSPGEQVVLRWKATRTGVFIYHCAPEGMIPWHVVSGMHGTVMVLPRAGLKDREGKPLHYDRIYYVGENDLYIPKDENGKYKTYDSPGEAFADTIEVMRKLTPTHVVFNGKVGALTGKNAMTAKVGETVMIVHSEANRDTRPHLIGGHGDYVWDTGKFANPPQKDLETWFIRGGSAGAALYTFRQPGIYAYVSHNLIEAAELGATAHFKVEGEWNNDLMKQVQPPGPIPPAKLGGAEPANQTLLR is encoded by the coding sequence ATGATCACCCGAAGAACCGCGTTGCTGGGCGCAGCGATAGCCGCCCTTCTCGTTGCGGCTCCCGCACTGGCGGCTGACGATCTCAAGCTGCCACGCCAGGCCGTGGATCTGGTGGCACCGCCCTTCGTGCATCTGCACGAACAAGCGACCAAGGAAGGCCCGAAGATCATGGAATTCAGGCTAACCATCAAGGAGAAGGAAGTCGTCATTGACGACGCCGGCACCAAGCTGCAAGCGATGACGTTCAACGGCTCGATGCCCGGCCCGATGATGGTCGTGCACGAAGGCGACTATGTCGAGCTGACGCTGGTCAATCCCGAGACCAATACGATGCCCCACAATATCGACTTCCATGCGGCCACCGGAGGCCTCGGCGGCGGTGCCCTGACCCACGTCAGCCCCGGCGAGCAAGTCGTGCTGCGCTGGAAGGCGACGCGGACTGGCGTATTTATCTATCACTGCGCCCCGGAGGGCATGATTCCCTGGCACGTCGTATCCGGCATGCACGGTACGGTGATGGTGCTGCCGCGCGCCGGCTTGAAGGATCGCGAAGGTAAGCCGCTGCACTATGACCGCATCTATTACGTCGGCGAGAACGACCTCTACATCCCGAAGGACGAGAACGGAAAATACAAAACCTACGACTCTCCTGGCGAAGCTTTCGCCGACACGATCGAAGTGATGCGCAAGCTGACCCCGACCCACGTCGTCTTCAACGGCAAGGTCGGCGCCCTCACCGGCAAGAACGCCATGACCGCCAAGGTCGGCGAGACCGTCATGATCGTGCACTCGGAAGCCAACCGTGACACCCGTCCGCATCTGATCGGAGGCCACGGCGACTATGTCTGGGATACCGGCAAATTCGCCAACCCGCCGCAGAAGGACCTCGAAACCTGGTTCATTCGTGGCGGATCGGCGGGCGCCGCGCTCTACACCTTCCGTCAGCCGGGCATCTACGCCTATGTCAGCCACAATCTGATCGAGGCCGCCGAGCTCGGCGCCACCGCCCACTTCAAGGTCGAAGGCGAATGGAACAACGACCTGATGAAGCAAGTGCAACCTCCCGGACCAATTCCTCCCGCCAAGCTTGGAGGGGCGGAGCCTGCGAACCAGACTCTGTTGCGGTGA
- a CDS encoding SUMF1/EgtB/PvdO family nonheme iron enzyme has translation MLLAMKIKVAMTVAALASPLALTIAPVRSADDAINSELADIVATSFQYRAAGDFSHDGKPAEAPLRNERLTSKLKIMNRQVTAGEYAACVDDGGCPRIPSGMADRPVVGVSWRDATAYAEWITKKTGVLHRLPSDEEWVFAAGEKVRDDAFALVDPVDPAQAWIARYEAEANRARPFAVDPQPVGTFGRNANGLQDIGGNVWEWTNTCFVRMNLEPKGGSRVTNTNCGVRVVQGAHRTYMTDFIRDPRTGGCAAGAPPANLGFRLVVENERWPALHRIVAAIFRASETRS, from the coding sequence ATGCTGCTCGCAATGAAGATCAAGGTCGCGATGACCGTCGCGGCATTGGCAAGCCCGCTCGCGCTGACAATAGCTCCGGTCCGGTCGGCGGATGATGCCATCAATTCCGAGCTGGCCGACATCGTCGCGACAAGTTTCCAGTATCGAGCCGCCGGCGACTTTTCCCACGATGGCAAGCCTGCGGAAGCGCCGCTCCGTAACGAACGCCTGACAAGCAAGCTCAAAATCATGAATCGCCAGGTGACCGCGGGTGAATACGCGGCCTGCGTCGACGACGGCGGCTGCCCTCGGATCCCGTCCGGGATGGCGGACCGTCCGGTGGTGGGCGTCAGTTGGCGCGACGCGACGGCCTACGCCGAATGGATAACGAAGAAGACCGGAGTGCTGCATCGTCTTCCTTCTGACGAGGAGTGGGTATTTGCAGCAGGTGAGAAAGTCCGCGACGACGCTTTCGCTCTGGTCGATCCGGTCGATCCGGCACAGGCCTGGATCGCGCGCTACGAGGCTGAAGCCAACCGCGCGCGGCCGTTCGCGGTCGACCCCCAGCCGGTCGGCACCTTCGGGCGCAACGCGAACGGCCTGCAGGACATCGGCGGCAATGTCTGGGAATGGACCAACACCTGCTTCGTTCGCATGAACCTTGAGCCGAAGGGCGGTTCGCGCGTTACGAACACCAATTGCGGCGTTCGCGTCGTGCAGGGGGCACACCGGACCTATATGACCGACTTCATCCGCGACCCCCGCACCGGCGGCTGCGCCGCCGGCGCACCTCCCGCCAACCTCGGCTTTCGGCTGGTCGTCGAAAACGAAAGATGGCCCGCTTTGCACCGAATAGTGGCTGCAATTTTCAGGGCAAGCGAAACGAGATCATAG
- a CDS encoding ISL3 family transposase: MQQALHRSSLVPRGFVVESAYYEGDKAVIEIRASGSVGLCPLCGTVSRRVHSRYRRRVTDLPLSGRIVQLLVVARRFRCDAVLCGRQIFTERFAEGVLAPSARRTARLDSIVHHLGLALGGRPAAGFAKRLMLPVSKDTLLRVVRRRSRPPADPLRVIGIDDWAWRRNHRYASIICNLERRRVVTLLPDREPATAQAWLAAHPTIAIVARDRGGGYGEAAARALPHAVQVADRWHLMENASRAFLDAVRKSMRQIRSAIGATTIDPELLTAAERLQYEGYLRREEANATILGLSKGGMPIKQIVRQTGHSRGLVRQVIRGERHDVFRTRESSLDQHLPWLDDQWAAGCRNGAELWRRLRARGFRGSLRVVGEWTTRRRRAEKTDVETLHRIPSARTIARLMTVGRDTLSKAETVTVAAVEAGVPPLVEAREIIAEFHMMIRRRAAAELSPWIERARASLVASFARGVTNDEAAVRAAITSLWSNGQTEGQITRLKLVRRQMYGRGKIDLLQARLIGAE; this comes from the coding sequence ATGCAGCAAGCACTCCACCGCTCCAGTCTGGTGCCGCGTGGGTTTGTTGTAGAGAGTGCGTACTACGAAGGTGATAAGGCCGTTATTGAGATCCGGGCGTCCGGAAGCGTCGGTCTGTGTCCCTTGTGCGGAACAGTTTCCCGGCGTGTCCATAGCCGGTATCGGCGACGCGTAACTGACCTCCCGCTTTCGGGGCGTATCGTACAGCTCCTGGTGGTCGCCCGCCGCTTCCGCTGCGACGCCGTTCTGTGCGGGCGCCAAATCTTTACTGAGCGCTTCGCCGAAGGGGTGCTGGCTCCATCGGCGCGACGCACGGCGAGGCTGGACTCCATTGTCCATCACCTCGGTCTGGCGCTTGGCGGACGACCGGCCGCAGGCTTCGCAAAACGGCTGATGCTGCCGGTAAGCAAGGATACGCTCCTTCGCGTGGTTCGACGCCGTAGCCGTCCACCAGCTGACCCGCTCAGGGTTATCGGCATCGATGATTGGGCCTGGCGGCGCAATCACCGATACGCCAGCATCATCTGCAACCTGGAAAGGCGCCGGGTGGTCACCCTGCTGCCAGACCGTGAGCCCGCGACCGCCCAGGCCTGGCTCGCTGCTCATCCCACGATCGCGATCGTCGCCCGTGACCGCGGTGGAGGATATGGCGAAGCCGCAGCTAGAGCCCTGCCGCACGCGGTACAGGTCGCAGATCGTTGGCATCTGATGGAGAACGCCAGTCGGGCCTTCCTCGATGCCGTCCGAAAATCGATGCGTCAGATCCGCAGCGCAATCGGAGCAACGACGATCGATCCCGAGCTGCTTACAGCTGCGGAGCGGCTCCAATATGAGGGCTATCTCCGGCGCGAGGAGGCCAACGCGACCATCTTGGGCCTGTCGAAAGGTGGAATGCCGATCAAGCAGATCGTGCGCCAGACGGGCCACAGCAGGGGGCTGGTGCGACAGGTGATCCGCGGCGAACGCCATGATGTCTTCCGGACCCGGGAGAGTTCTCTCGATCAGCACCTGCCATGGCTCGACGATCAATGGGCAGCCGGTTGCCGAAACGGCGCTGAACTTTGGCGCCGCTTACGGGCGCGCGGTTTCCGAGGCTCCCTTCGCGTTGTCGGCGAATGGACGACCCGTAGACGGCGGGCCGAAAAGACTGATGTCGAAACTCTTCATCGGATTCCATCGGCCAGAACGATCGCTCGTCTCATGACCGTCGGACGGGATACGCTATCGAAGGCAGAGACGGTGACCGTCGCGGCGGTAGAAGCTGGCGTGCCACCCCTGGTCGAGGCACGCGAGATCATCGCCGAATTCCACATGATGATCCGGCGCCGAGCCGCCGCCGAATTGTCACCCTGGATCGAGCGCGCTCGCGCCAGTCTTGTCGCATCGTTCGCCCGCGGCGTAACGAACGATGAAGCCGCGGTTCGGGCGGCGATCACCTCGCTCTGGTCCAACGGACAGACTGAGGGTCAGATCACGCGCCTCAAGCTCGTCAGACGCCAAATGTACGGCCGTGGCAAAATCGATCTGCTTCAAGCCAGGCTAATCGGCGCAGAATAA
- a CDS encoding ribbon-helix-helix domain-containing protein: MRSPKETLTAALAATAMPAADDTFGADACDAQTDAGRCGVLVRVSPELRRELKLAAIARNTTVQDLMLEAIAIVLKAPVQAPKP; encoded by the coding sequence ATGAGATCGCCTAAAGAGACACTGACCGCAGCGCTTGCTGCCACTGCGATGCCCGCCGCTGACGACACGTTCGGAGCTGACGCCTGCGACGCCCAGACCGATGCCGGCCGTTGCGGCGTTCTGGTCCGCGTCAGCCCCGAGCTCCGCCGCGAGCTCAAGCTCGCTGCGATCGCGCGCAACACGACCGTGCAGGACCTGATGCTGGAGGCGATCGCGATCGTCCTGAAGGCGCCCGTTCAAGCACCGAAACCCTGA
- a CDS encoding ParA family protein — protein MLADELQPTTPPFIAPQSAGSAETLLVKPLAGDAAASRKASLLATVACVGKGGSGKSTTSTNLAVIARMAGLRVAIIDADPQQSSFVWKCVRGRNDIPVCRCGPEGLNDAIEAARRAGIEILFVDMPPDLRHVPSAARHADLVLIPMRPTLFDLKVTRGLIPLLASAGVSYAVVLNAAPPIRDLGESPMVRQAREALADIGPRLWRRQITHRVTVPYAAVRGAGVVETEPAGHAACEFRSLWNAVRNTLKLEGPVHEIA, from the coding sequence TTGTTAGCAGATGAGCTTCAGCCGACAACACCGCCGTTCATTGCTCCGCAAAGTGCGGGCTCGGCCGAGACGTTGCTGGTCAAGCCTTTGGCCGGCGACGCGGCTGCGAGCAGGAAAGCCTCACTGCTTGCGACCGTCGCGTGCGTTGGCAAGGGCGGCAGCGGCAAGTCGACCACGAGCACCAACCTCGCCGTGATCGCGCGCATGGCAGGCCTCAGGGTAGCGATCATCGATGCCGACCCGCAGCAGTCGAGCTTCGTGTGGAAGTGCGTGCGCGGCCGGAACGACATTCCCGTCTGCCGCTGCGGTCCCGAAGGCCTCAACGATGCGATCGAGGCGGCACGGCGCGCCGGCATCGAGATTCTCTTCGTCGACATGCCGCCCGACCTTCGTCATGTGCCTTCCGCCGCGCGCCATGCCGATCTGGTGCTCATCCCGATGCGCCCCACTCTCTTCGACCTGAAGGTCACACGCGGCCTCATCCCATTGTTGGCATCGGCGGGCGTGAGCTACGCGGTGGTGCTTAATGCAGCTCCCCCGATCCGTGATCTAGGCGAGTCGCCGATGGTGCGACAGGCGCGAGAGGCCTTGGCCGATATCGGTCCGCGGCTGTGGCGGCGCCAGATCACCCACCGCGTGACGGTCCCCTACGCCGCCGTCCGGGGTGCCGGCGTGGTCGAGACCGAGCCTGCGGGGCACGCAGCCTGCGAATTCCGCTCGCTCTGGAATGCCGTGCGCAACACGCTGAAGCTGGAAGGACCCGTCCATGAGATCGCCTAA